From Leptospira congkakensis, one genomic window encodes:
- a CDS encoding transglycosylase domain-containing protein: MNNQTNSFILILEVLYDHLTALLRFFWERRVKFLTLGFVLGIFLSFFFLGGAYVVWSGEEARVHKSLEKYRSEVSNFYDSFQPKSVKILDRSGKVMGEFYRRNFRPIRTDNLAKHNVIVWAVLSSEDREFFSHSGLNYTAIGRAVVTNLIQFRLSQGGSTISQQLAKLTLNLGKRNLFNKLTELYCTFYIESQYSKEEILAMYLNQIFLGEGNTGVEEAARYYFRKPASELSPEEAALLVGIIPAPSVYNPVRNLGISLSRQKRVLYDMARNPELHPSQKEIPHKFSDSIELNLKKFKAIYKIKEHKDEDGNPKYSSEIGKYGADKDFRVNLAPDFNSEIRRFILERFSNEDLEERGLLVYTTLDLEKQRLAEEALRVGVDSVRADLTKQESEYQNKGKADLAEVTRAILPQLSGSMISLDPETGDVEAMVGGYKISNVFRFNRAEDARRQPGSTIKALVYALAFEKRIVNPSSKIKDEKLDISGYSPKNWYKGYKGDITVRQALAQSVNTVSVKLLHEIGISYFIQKLSAILSIPEEEAESRFQRNLSLALGSGELSPMELSTIYATLMNGGRRVTPRKILKITDLDGNEFYSTVANEAAEQILDPVACAMAINTLQSVLTEEGTMTLKKKEGEPFLYAGKTGTVQSPKLKSSRWKGLKGVRDVWFAGLTPRNVTVVWVGHDEGAPFPGSGSGVSGGIWYRYTQNVKTKLGMGNQLISNFVGDFVKVDVCADDGTILETTSDYICKVPLYAQYYYIGDLPPKRAGFVKPEPPVQNTNLKPEALGDDDSEISTYDSQGSRIQPTAVDSVELEPPLIENRRARYNEETP; encoded by the coding sequence ATGAACAACCAAACCAATTCTTTTATTCTCATCCTAGAAGTATTGTACGACCACCTAACGGCATTACTTCGTTTCTTCTGGGAAAGACGAGTCAAGTTTTTGACTCTTGGATTTGTATTAGGTATCTTTTTATCTTTTTTCTTTTTGGGTGGAGCTTACGTGGTTTGGTCGGGGGAAGAGGCCCGAGTTCATAAATCATTAGAAAAATATAGATCAGAAGTTTCTAATTTTTATGATAGTTTCCAACCAAAGTCTGTCAAAATCCTGGATCGTAGTGGAAAAGTTATGGGAGAGTTTTATCGCAGAAACTTTCGTCCCATTCGCACAGACAATTTAGCAAAACATAATGTGATTGTTTGGGCTGTGTTATCCTCGGAAGATAGAGAATTTTTCTCACACTCCGGTTTGAATTATACGGCCATTGGTCGTGCTGTTGTGACTAATTTGATCCAATTTCGTTTGTCTCAAGGTGGATCCACAATCTCACAACAGTTGGCAAAACTTACGTTAAACTTAGGAAAACGAAATTTATTTAATAAGTTAACAGAACTCTATTGTACTTTTTATATCGAAAGCCAATACTCAAAAGAAGAAATTTTGGCTATGTATTTAAACCAAATTTTCCTCGGTGAAGGGAATACCGGAGTGGAAGAGGCGGCAAGGTATTATTTTAGAAAACCAGCGTCTGAACTTAGTCCTGAAGAAGCCGCACTCCTTGTGGGAATCATTCCCGCACCAAGTGTATACAACCCCGTTCGTAATTTGGGGATCTCACTTTCTAGACAAAAACGTGTGTTATACGATATGGCTAGAAACCCAGAACTTCATCCTTCCCAGAAAGAAATTCCGCATAAATTTTCTGATTCGATTGAACTCAATTTAAAAAAGTTCAAAGCGATTTATAAAATCAAAGAACATAAAGATGAAGATGGAAATCCTAAATATTCGAGCGAAATCGGAAAGTACGGCGCGGATAAAGATTTTCGAGTCAACTTAGCGCCTGACTTCAATTCCGAAATTCGAAGGTTTATATTAGAACGTTTTTCGAATGAAGACTTGGAAGAACGGGGCTTACTGGTTTATACCACTTTGGACTTAGAAAAACAGAGGCTCGCTGAAGAAGCTTTACGTGTCGGAGTGGATTCGGTCAGAGCGGATCTGACGAAACAAGAATCTGAATACCAAAACAAAGGTAAGGCAGATTTAGCAGAAGTAACTCGGGCCATCCTACCACAACTCAGTGGATCTATGATTTCTCTCGATCCTGAAACTGGCGATGTTGAGGCTATGGTAGGTGGATACAAAATATCGAATGTATTTCGTTTCAATCGAGCAGAAGATGCAAGGCGCCAACCTGGATCCACAATCAAAGCACTTGTGTATGCACTTGCCTTTGAAAAACGAATCGTAAATCCATCTTCAAAAATCAAAGACGAAAAGTTAGATATATCAGGTTATTCACCTAAGAACTGGTATAAGGGATATAAAGGGGATATCACTGTAAGACAAGCTCTTGCGCAGTCCGTCAATACAGTCTCTGTTAAGTTGTTACATGAAATTGGAATTTCTTATTTCATTCAGAAATTAAGCGCCATCCTATCCATCCCAGAGGAAGAAGCAGAAAGTCGGTTCCAAAGAAATTTATCTTTAGCCCTTGGTTCTGGAGAACTAAGCCCTATGGAACTTTCGACGATTTATGCAACTCTAATGAATGGTGGAAGACGAGTGACTCCCAGAAAAATTTTGAAAATTACTGATTTAGATGGGAACGAATTTTATAGCACGGTCGCAAACGAAGCCGCCGAACAAATATTAGATCCAGTAGCCTGCGCTATGGCAATCAATACTTTACAATCTGTTTTGACGGAAGAAGGAACCATGACCCTGAAGAAAAAAGAAGGGGAACCTTTTTTATATGCAGGAAAAACGGGAACAGTCCAATCACCAAAATTAAAATCCTCAAGATGGAAAGGTTTGAAAGGTGTTCGCGATGTATGGTTTGCGGGTCTCACTCCAAGGAATGTAACGGTTGTTTGGGTCGGTCATGATGAAGGGGCACCCTTTCCTGGTTCCGGCTCTGGTGTGTCCGGTGGGATTTGGTATCGTTACACCCAAAATGTAAAAACAAAACTCGGGATGGGGAATCAGTTGATTTCTAATTTTGTGGGAGATTTTGTTAAGGTTGATGTTTGTGCTGATGATGGAACCATTTTGGAAACAACTTCAGATTATATTTGTAAGGTGCCATTATACGCGCAGTATTATTATATTGGGGATCTACCTCCGAAACGTGCCGGATTTGTAAAACCAGAACCTCCTGTCCAAAATACAAATCTCAAACCAGAGGCATTGGGTGACGATGATTCTGAAATATCCACTTATGATTCACAAGGAAGTCGGATCCAACCAACGGCAGTGGACTCGGTGGAATTAGAACCACCTCTTATAGAAAATCGGCGAGCGCGTTATAACGAAGAAACTCCTTAG
- a CDS encoding ABC transporter substrate-binding protein, with product MRTLSLVFFLLSLTFCREESQHFDLKIALPSDTAHLDPLFITDLSGQKLTKFIHQGLLIRTPSGFQSPWIDSFQKKSDPTKEVWQFQLNSSAPPLQDIAYSLSRLVSETYPRKGDYQFLLQVHVLAKGLLELEFKQGTNETEWKEKLSLPFASIIGKEEWEKQILKTYGKYKLITWKKNEFLDLEFQGETDPNFPKKIRFLILPQSSTSLFLYRKGQLDAFKLTDFLLSLPEANSESTLTKKGRSVQYVTINQNNPCFDKHFRAALNLSIPRNLIIQKLLENHADLSYGPIPINYLEKIKSKFITKGELYDKDLAKKELEKSVCYPKIKATSLEFRMRGDDENQAKGRAIKQALEEIGLTIKLRPMEKAPLYKENGEGKGDLTLLTWYSDFDSVWNFLDPLFHPEKLGNGGNRSFYQNKEVGQILDKPFKTDQDVIEVIERIREDKPWIFLWSIQENYLVSKEFLRYNALADFL from the coding sequence ATGAGAACCTTATCCCTCGTTTTCTTTCTCTTGTCCCTCACTTTTTGTCGGGAAGAATCTCAGCATTTTGATCTAAAAATCGCACTCCCCTCTGACACAGCACATCTAGATCCCCTTTTCATAACCGATTTGTCGGGTCAAAAATTAACGAAATTCATCCACCAAGGGCTATTGATCCGCACTCCTTCTGGGTTCCAGTCTCCTTGGATTGATTCCTTCCAAAAAAAGTCAGATCCAACAAAAGAAGTTTGGCAGTTCCAATTGAATTCTTCAGCCCCGCCGCTTCAAGATATTGCATATAGTTTGTCTCGTTTGGTTTCGGAAACATACCCTCGAAAGGGAGATTATCAATTTTTACTGCAAGTCCATGTTTTAGCGAAAGGGTTATTGGAATTAGAATTCAAACAAGGAACAAACGAAACGGAATGGAAAGAGAAACTTAGTTTACCTTTTGCATCCATCATCGGGAAAGAAGAATGGGAAAAACAAATTTTAAAAACTTATGGAAAATACAAACTCATCACTTGGAAAAAAAATGAATTTTTGGACTTAGAATTCCAAGGAGAAACTGATCCCAACTTTCCTAAAAAAATTCGTTTTCTCATTTTACCACAATCCTCCACTTCTTTATTTTTATACCGCAAAGGTCAGTTGGATGCTTTTAAACTCACGGACTTCCTACTTTCCTTACCAGAAGCCAATTCAGAATCCACTCTGACTAAAAAAGGAAGATCCGTACAATATGTAACCATCAATCAAAACAATCCTTGTTTTGATAAACATTTCCGAGCCGCATTAAATTTATCCATCCCTCGTAATTTAATCATCCAAAAATTACTGGAAAATCATGCAGACCTAAGTTATGGCCCCATTCCTATCAATTATTTGGAAAAAATCAAATCTAAGTTTATCACAAAAGGCGAATTGTATGATAAAGACCTGGCGAAAAAAGAATTAGAAAAATCTGTTTGTTATCCCAAAATCAAAGCAACAAGTTTGGAATTTAGAATGCGAGGTGATGATGAAAACCAAGCCAAAGGACGCGCCATCAAACAAGCATTAGAAGAAATTGGACTCACAATCAAATTAAGACCAATGGAAAAAGCCCCCCTCTATAAAGAAAATGGTGAAGGGAAAGGAGATTTGACCTTACTCACTTGGTATTCCGATTTTGATTCTGTTTGGAATTTTTTAGACCCACTTTTCCATCCAGAAAAACTAGGGAATGGCGGGAACAGGTCTTTCTATCAAAACAAAGAGGTTGGTCAAATTTTAGACAAACCTTTCAAAACCGACCAAGATGTTATCGAAGTCATTGAAAGGATCAGAGAAGATAAACCCTGGATTTTTCTTTGGTCCATCCAAGAAAACTATTTAGTTTCTAAGGAGTTTCTTCGTTATAACGCGCTCGCCGATTTTCTATAA
- a CDS encoding ABC transporter ATP-binding protein, protein MKIYRKLWPYLAKYKYRLSLGVFLSIFVSIFNGASLTSLIPIFDSLGTGENYKFQIALTKKDQTLLSEHKKPNHLQGLTYWEWQFANLKQNTNEELADKKPDDLVYLFCLIILPIYFLKLLCLAGTVYFVNSAGLLAVSDLRQALYKKLQVLPLNEFYREKTGVLMSRVINDVDIVGKVVSNDLKDAINDFFYIITHLIILLVLSWKLFFLLFIVIPLIVGPVSTFADRIRRTTKNQQEQLSELNGDLQEVISGIRVIRAFSMEDKEADRFFKVNQNLSDKTFKTHFYHQIGPALTELSGSVVTMVFLGIGAYLLEDASFSKGMFIAFFLTLIFLMRPLKQMSILVNLIQASVIASDRVFEILGRDVDIKEPQTPNKLGPISKAIEYKNVSYLYPNTDIYALKNINLTLPRGGTIAIVGSSGAGKSTLVDLLPRLIDPSDGGIFWDDVNAKDLSLDNLRKRIGVVSQNIFLFNGSVRENIAFGKPDASEEEIRRAAEDAFASEFIEAFEEGYDTIVGERGVMLSGGQRQRISIARTLLANPEVLILDEATSALDTESERLIQQAFVRLYENKTVIIIAHRLSTVKIADTIYYLENGEIVESGSHADLLKNQNSKYKRLYDMQFSGST, encoded by the coding sequence GTGAAGATTTACCGAAAACTCTGGCCATATTTGGCAAAATACAAATACAGACTTAGCCTCGGTGTTTTCTTGTCTATATTTGTTTCCATTTTTAATGGGGCATCCCTCACGTCTCTCATCCCTATCTTTGATTCTCTTGGCACTGGCGAAAATTACAAGTTCCAAATTGCCCTAACCAAAAAAGACCAAACACTACTTTCGGAACACAAAAAACCCAACCACCTCCAAGGGCTTACTTATTGGGAATGGCAGTTTGCCAATCTCAAACAAAACACCAATGAGGAACTTGCTGATAAAAAACCAGATGACTTGGTGTATTTATTTTGCCTCATCATCCTTCCGATTTACTTTTTAAAACTACTTTGTCTTGCGGGAACTGTTTACTTTGTCAATTCGGCTGGTCTACTTGCGGTTAGTGATCTTAGGCAGGCACTGTATAAAAAACTCCAAGTATTACCTTTAAATGAGTTCTACCGCGAAAAAACCGGTGTTCTTATGAGTCGGGTGATCAATGACGTGGATATTGTTGGAAAAGTAGTTTCGAATGATCTAAAAGATGCGATTAACGATTTTTTTTATATCATCACACATCTTATCATTTTACTCGTGTTAAGTTGGAAGTTGTTCTTTTTATTGTTTATTGTAATACCTTTGATTGTTGGGCCAGTGAGTACATTTGCGGATCGGATTCGACGAACCACAAAAAACCAACAAGAACAATTGTCTGAATTGAATGGGGATCTTCAGGAAGTGATTTCTGGAATTCGAGTCATTCGTGCTTTTTCCATGGAAGACAAAGAAGCGGATCGTTTTTTTAAAGTAAACCAAAACCTCTCTGATAAAACTTTTAAAACACATTTTTATCACCAAATCGGGCCCGCCTTAACAGAGTTATCTGGTTCTGTTGTGACGATGGTATTCCTTGGTATTGGCGCTTATTTATTAGAAGATGCAAGTTTTTCTAAAGGTATGTTCATCGCATTTTTTCTTACCTTGATATTTCTCATGCGTCCTTTGAAACAAATGAGTATTCTTGTGAATTTAATCCAAGCCTCTGTGATTGCAAGTGATCGAGTTTTTGAAATTTTAGGGAGAGATGTTGATATCAAAGAACCACAAACTCCAAACAAACTCGGACCCATTTCAAAAGCTATTGAATATAAAAATGTCTCTTACTTATACCCTAACACAGACATCTATGCCTTAAAAAATATAAATCTGACCTTACCTCGCGGCGGAACCATTGCCATTGTTGGTTCTTCGGGAGCCGGCAAATCTACGCTCGTGGATCTTTTGCCGAGACTCATCGATCCAAGCGATGGTGGAATTTTTTGGGACGATGTAAACGCAAAAGATTTGAGTTTGGATAATTTACGAAAACGAATTGGAGTCGTATCACAAAATATTTTTTTATTTAATGGTTCTGTTCGCGAAAACATTGCGTTTGGAAAACCTGATGCTTCGGAAGAAGAAATTCGGCGTGCCGCAGAAGATGCGTTTGCTTCCGAGTTTATTGAAGCCTTCGAAGAAGGTTATGATACCATCGTTGGAGAAAGAGGTGTGATGTTATCCGGTGGCCAAAGGCAAAGGATCTCGATTGCAAGGACACTGCTTGCAAACCCTGAAGTGTTGATTTTAGATGAAGCTACCTCTGCTTTAGATACAGAATCAGAACGATTGATCCAACAAGCGTTTGTTCGGTTGTATGAAAACAAAACGGTTATTATCATTGCTCATCGACTTTCCACTGTTAAAATTGCAGATACAATATATTATTTAGAAAACGGTGAAATTGTAGAAAGTGGAAGCCACGCAGATTTACTCAAAAATCAAAACTCAAAATACAAACGTTTGTACGATATGCAATTTTCAGGTTCTACTTAA
- a CDS encoding zinc ribbon domain-containing protein, translated as MDFLLYLYCLVFGIILIAPFVLFHYRFRLDESPFGKDEEAFVRPITERKRNLLDSLKDIRSDFDSGKLTEEEFQSQSLPYIEALDSLEIELKDKQSNKTNVTTLTAPKINENWTCASCGSFVAVPNAKFCPNCGTGRMA; from the coding sequence ATGGATTTTCTCTTATATCTGTATTGTCTAGTTTTTGGAATCATTCTGATTGCACCTTTTGTGTTGTTTCACTACCGATTTCGACTTGATGAGTCACCCTTCGGAAAAGATGAAGAAGCTTTTGTGAGACCAATCACAGAAAGAAAGAGAAACCTACTTGATTCACTAAAAGACATTCGTTCTGATTTTGATTCAGGAAAATTAACAGAAGAAGAATTCCAATCGCAATCACTTCCTTATATTGAAGCTTTAGATTCTCTTGAAATTGAGTTAAAAGATAAACAATCCAATAAAACCAACGTAACAACTCTAACAGCTCCGAAGATCAATGAAAATTGGACATGTGCCAGCTGTGGTTCGTTTGTTGCTGTTCCCAATGCAAAATTTTGCCCTAACTGTGGGACTGGTCGCATGGCTTAA
- a CDS encoding succinate CoA transferase has translation MSVTNSLIEQKLKTAEEVAALLPEQVTLGCSGFTPAGYPKLIPVAFAKRIEEEKKLGKEFSINLYAGASTGEELDGALAKTGALKLRIPYQSNSHLRNLINQGETDFIDMHLSHVVKYIEHGILPKIDAAIVEAIDVTVDGKIYLSTSSGMSATYIRNAESIYIELTDTHPLELKGYHDIYLPNHHEKGLPINILTPGDRIGLPYIQVPPDKIKGIVRSNKPDAATVFKTPDDDCQNIAAHVLSFIQHEIKKGRIPKEYLPFQNGVGNIANAVLASMAKDPNFHSIQMYTEVVQDSVFDLIDAGKLDIASTSALTFSEAGLKRFHENISEWKSKFVIRPQEISNHPEVIRRMGLIAMNTAIEVDIYGNVNSTHVMGTSMMNGIGGSGDFTRNSHLSIFMTPSLAKDGNISAVVPMVSHTDHNEHSTMIFVTEQGLADLRGCPPKKRAELIINTCAHPIYRDKLHEYYENALRVSKGKHTPHDLERALSWHVQFLKTGSMK, from the coding sequence ATGTCCGTTACAAACTCATTAATTGAACAAAAACTTAAAACAGCAGAAGAAGTTGCAGCATTATTACCAGAACAGGTTACTCTCGGGTGCTCTGGATTTACGCCAGCAGGTTACCCAAAACTCATTCCCGTTGCCTTTGCCAAACGAATTGAAGAAGAAAAAAAGTTGGGAAAAGAATTCTCAATCAACCTTTATGCAGGTGCATCGACGGGAGAGGAATTGGATGGTGCTTTGGCAAAAACAGGTGCCCTGAAATTAAGAATTCCTTACCAATCAAATTCCCATCTTCGTAATCTCATCAACCAAGGTGAAACCGATTTCATTGATATGCATCTATCGCATGTGGTAAAATACATTGAACATGGAATTTTACCTAAAATTGATGCTGCCATTGTCGAAGCCATTGATGTTACCGTAGATGGAAAAATTTATCTTTCTACATCTTCTGGTATGAGTGCCACTTATATCCGTAATGCGGAATCCATCTATATTGAGTTAACCGATACTCATCCTTTAGAGTTAAAAGGCTATCACGATATTTATCTTCCAAATCATCATGAAAAAGGCCTTCCAATCAATATCCTCACTCCTGGTGATCGAATTGGCCTTCCATACATTCAAGTTCCACCTGATAAAATTAAGGGAATCGTACGTTCAAACAAACCAGATGCAGCAACGGTATTCAAAACTCCGGATGACGATTGCCAGAACATTGCAGCCCACGTTTTGTCTTTTATCCAACATGAAATCAAAAAAGGAAGGATTCCGAAAGAATACCTCCCATTCCAAAATGGAGTTGGGAATATTGCGAATGCAGTTCTTGCTAGTATGGCAAAAGATCCTAACTTTCATTCCATACAAATGTATACGGAAGTGGTTCAGGATTCTGTATTTGATTTGATTGATGCAGGTAAATTGGATATTGCATCTACTTCTGCTCTAACTTTCTCAGAAGCTGGTCTCAAACGTTTTCATGAAAATATATCAGAATGGAAGTCTAAGTTTGTGATCCGGCCTCAGGAGATTTCCAATCATCCAGAAGTCATCAGGCGTATGGGTCTCATTGCGATGAATACAGCAATTGAAGTAGACATTTATGGAAATGTAAATTCTACTCATGTGATGGGAACATCTATGATGAACGGGATTGGTGGATCAGGTGATTTTACAAGAAATTCGCATTTGTCTATTTTTATGACACCATCTCTTGCTAAAGATGGAAATATATCTGCTGTAGTACCAATGGTATCACATACAGATCATAATGAACATTCTACTATGATTTTTGTTACCGAACAGGGGTTAGCTGATCTAAGAGGATGTCCCCCTAAAAAACGCGCAGAACTGATTATCAATACTTGCGCTCATCCAATCTACCGTGATAAACTTCATGAGTATTATGAAAATGCTCTCCGAGTTTCCAAAGGGAAACACACTCCACATGATTTGGAAAGAGCGCTTTCTTGGCATGTTCAATTTTTGAAAACAGGAAGTATGAAGTGA
- a CDS encoding FAD-dependent oxidoreductase yields MIAVVGSGIAGLTAAWAIRKFKDVTLFEKHPEIGMAAFGAKQMINGASVEFDIPFRTIKRDYYPTLFQVYDKAGIKTRPVDYSFSVESNEEIVFGFRSHQIFGKPFGLPTIDSFVSDKGRRIFSDLLKFYANAKTDWQRENPSISILDFLIKYGYSKEFIYEFLLPTFALVNTCKTETVGAYPAETIIGYHSRGYSYTPQETASLGTRDVVNRLTSDLTNLHLNAGIQKIYKKGNKPIIQFLNEEKEFDHVILSTQANQGKELLGAGYELEKEILSEFRYESSDVVLHTDESYFSNATVSLVFKIRDGYDKPEVTLDLGRIIPELNGQKIFQTWNPHKLPEVKDTLKMAKFERPVMDDRTTKAIQRITTLHADPNCNLWLCGSYSLYGIPLLEAGAKSALLVVSRLLNQNIDELIQR; encoded by the coding sequence GTGATCGCAGTTGTTGGTTCTGGGATTGCTGGACTGACGGCTGCTTGGGCCATTCGCAAATTTAAAGATGTAACTTTATTTGAGAAACATCCTGAGATTGGAATGGCGGCTTTTGGCGCCAAACAAATGATCAATGGGGCGTCAGTGGAGTTTGATATTCCTTTTCGAACCATCAAACGTGATTATTATCCCACACTCTTTCAAGTTTACGATAAAGCCGGAATCAAAACGAGGCCTGTTGATTACTCCTTCTCTGTTGAATCTAATGAAGAAATTGTTTTTGGGTTTCGTTCGCATCAAATTTTTGGAAAACCCTTTGGTCTTCCTACTATTGATTCCTTTGTATCAGATAAAGGACGTCGGATTTTTTCTGATCTATTGAAGTTTTATGCCAATGCAAAAACCGATTGGCAACGGGAAAATCCAAGTATTTCTATTTTAGATTTTTTGATTAAGTATGGTTATTCTAAAGAGTTTATCTATGAATTTCTTTTGCCAACCTTTGCACTTGTTAATACCTGTAAAACGGAAACAGTAGGAGCTTATCCTGCTGAAACTATTATTGGATACCACTCTCGAGGATATTCTTATACCCCGCAAGAAACGGCAAGTTTGGGAACAAGAGATGTTGTGAATCGCCTTACCTCCGACCTAACAAACTTACACTTAAATGCTGGAATCCAAAAGATTTATAAAAAAGGAAACAAACCAATAATTCAATTTCTGAATGAAGAGAAAGAATTTGATCACGTGATCCTTTCAACACAGGCCAACCAAGGAAAAGAACTTTTAGGTGCTGGATATGAATTAGAAAAAGAAATCCTAAGTGAGTTCCGTTATGAGTCAAGTGATGTTGTTTTACATACTGATGAATCCTATTTTTCAAATGCAACGGTCTCCTTAGTTTTTAAAATACGTGATGGTTATGACAAACCAGAAGTCACCTTGGATTTGGGAAGGATTATTCCTGAGTTAAACGGCCAAAAAATCTTTCAAACCTGGAATCCTCATAAACTTCCAGAGGTTAAAGACACATTAAAAATGGCAAAATTTGAAAGACCGGTAATGGACGATAGGACTACAAAAGCCATACAAAGGATAACAACCTTACATGCAGATCCTAATTGTAATCTCTGGTTATGTGGTTCGTATTCTCTTTATGGAATCCCACTATTAGAAGCTGGCGCAAAGTCAGCCTTACTAGTTGTTTCTCGTTTATTAAATCAAAATATTGACGAGTTGATTCAAAGATAA
- a CDS encoding SAM-dependent methyltransferase, producing MTPFPFSKSPAIVLPQSPPYFVSNFGYWEGDDSYRTAGIKFLSKFASLSEIRPQSKILEVGSGLGGSLVYWSKHFQPKLLSAINLPGEQSDFAEQLFASTNTEILPFVHGGWEEIKSFEDSSYQFVFSLDASYHFQDLQLFYQESFRVLEPGGRFVFSNFQIKDKQFKKLWWLYLPFLIPNGNLKPTNETIAELESIGFEKIRHEEWTIPVLQGFIQYSKTLPASLKAFGKVLDLFVKKFGLTYYYYVFQK from the coding sequence ATGACTCCTTTCCCATTTTCAAAATCACCAGCAATTGTCCTTCCGCAATCACCTCCCTACTTTGTTTCCAACTTTGGATATTGGGAGGGGGATGATTCTTATAGAACCGCAGGGATCAAATTTTTGTCAAAATTTGCGAGTCTTTCCGAAATACGACCACAATCGAAGATTTTAGAAGTTGGTTCAGGGCTCGGAGGAAGTTTAGTATACTGGTCAAAACATTTTCAACCCAAACTTTTATCGGCGATCAATTTGCCAGGAGAACAATCTGATTTCGCCGAACAATTGTTTGCATCAACAAACACAGAAATTCTTCCTTTTGTCCATGGAGGTTGGGAAGAAATTAAATCCTTCGAGGATTCATCTTACCAATTTGTTTTTTCTTTGGATGCCTCTTATCATTTCCAAGATTTACAATTGTTTTATCAGGAAAGTTTCCGAGTTTTAGAACCAGGTGGTCGATTTGTTTTTTCAAATTTCCAGATTAAAGACAAACAGTTTAAAAAACTTTGGTGGTTATATCTTCCCTTTTTGATACCGAATGGAAATTTAAAACCAACAAACGAAACGATTGCAGAATTGGAATCTATTGGATTTGAAAAAATCCGACATGAAGAGTGGACAATCCCTGTCCTTCAAGGATTCATTCAGTATTCAAAAACATTGCCTGCTTCTTTAAAAGCATTCGGCAAAGTTTTAGATCTATTTGTTAAAAAATTTGGCCTTACTTATTATTATTACGTATTTCAAAAATAA
- a CDS encoding metal-sensitive transcriptional regulator, which translates to MSLSENQTKLIHRINRIQGQLEAIKNTINAEEKDCEKAILLLKAAHQAMKKFGEAYIHEYMDTCFKEKRSTANIEADVKKAITAAFSL; encoded by the coding sequence ATGAGCCTTTCGGAAAATCAAACCAAACTGATCCATCGTATCAATCGAATCCAGGGACAGCTGGAAGCAATCAAGAATACTATCAATGCGGAAGAAAAAGACTGTGAAAAAGCCATTTTGCTTTTAAAAGCAGCCCACCAAGCTATGAAAAAATTTGGCGAAGCATACATTCACGAGTATATGGACACTTGTTTTAAGGAAAAAAGATCCACCGCTAATATTGAAGCCGATGTAAAAAAAGCCATCACAGCCGCCTTTTCTCTCTAA
- a CDS encoding YgaP-like transmembrane domain — protein sequence MFLASTKTWYLERVVYLVAGLFSLVGVSLGTLISPWWYLLNLLVGVNLVVFSTIGFCPMAILLKKLGFQPKVVD from the coding sequence ATGTTTCTAGCTTCTACAAAAACTTGGTATTTAGAGAGGGTGGTTTATTTAGTCGCCGGACTTTTCAGTTTGGTAGGTGTATCTCTTGGAACCTTGATTTCGCCTTGGTGGTATCTTTTGAATCTGCTCGTGGGTGTGAATCTGGTTGTTTTTTCAACCATTGGTTTTTGTCCGATGGCAATTCTTTTGAAGAAACTTGGATTTCAACCCAAGGTGGTGGATTAA